A genomic stretch from Doryrhamphus excisus isolate RoL2022-K1 chromosome 23, RoL_Dexc_1.0, whole genome shotgun sequence includes:
- the LOC131110274 gene encoding NACHT, LRR and PYD domains-containing protein 1b allele 2-like isoform X2: MFSPCMHEDQIELLLMGPQMMTTASSSFWTFLLDRLQQDGFLNRSDCVHILKISDIKERSQSLTDLVVRKGPRACRRMMFCLWTRDDMYAPYFKAIEDAQMKLLRLKSKFISLVFSPLLHKLSDDLTKDGLLSLRDREEIREIPDIRTKTRYAIDLVLSKGPSTCLKMLFFLKLREPSILEIIDSETSGTSKIHGASGKFKMKIKPSVDIFTIIHAEWLTGGITSTIDKSEWTKLEPEVLRLDGTWYRLQCGPGKFECRVSGLRWISSKKMSFKYRFGHWWEHKDKLEAMLSIAGGLLLDLTVNDGQFDDVYLPHWINIDDKTIPGPQLAVLCVHADGYIVDKVSEATSSHVRLPYPNFSVKGVIVRIGRVFGYRLPLKCKVLIYQTTKTFLTLHVYLILFDPALEEALDKKAHSLNYVKIEKPYPEGPLELDDRFSLKADIADAVISPDHYMLTDERRDPNFFEVHIQQPIIFGLRLENARGQVWRCMIRQHDYNNQQLIWPGMRTCDDYTTPRSISPGMSTCESALRRVRADFAARVSDEVINQLMDDLLGIDLNDGEKNAIMQDNPICTHKARALIDTVMMKGNEASRRMIGHLEHRDRTLHTHLRLPHV, translated from the exons atgttctccccgtgcatgc ACGAGGATCAAATCGAGCTTCTGCTGATGGGGCCTCAGATGATGACAACAGCGTCTTCCTCTTTTTGGACTTTCCTGCTGGATAGGCTTCAACAAGATGGTTTTTTGAATCGTTCTGATTGCGTACACATACTGAAGATCAGTGACATTAAAGAACGGTCTCAGTCTCTGACCGATCTGGTCGTACGGAAAGGTCCACGTGCATGTAGGAGGATGATGTTTTGCCTATGGACCAGAGATGATATGTACGCCCCATATTTTAAAGCCATAG AGGACGCTCAAATGAAGCTTCTCAGATTGAAATCCAAGTTCATCTCATTGGTCTTCTCCCCGCTTTTGCATAAACTGTCGGATGATCTAACAAAGGATGGATTATTGAGTCTCAGAGACAGAGAAGAAATACGAGAGATTCCTGATATTAGAACCAAGACTCGGTATGCGATTGATCTGGTTCTATCCAAAGGTCCATCAACATGTTTGAAGATGCTCTTCTTCCTAAAGCTGAGAGAGCCTTCAATTTTGGAAATCATCG ACAGTGAAACCAGTGGGACCAGTAAGATCCATGGGGCCAGTggcaaatttaaaat GAAAATTAAGCCATCTGTTGACATATTTACGATTATCCAC GCTGAGTGGCTCACTGGAGGCATAACGTCGACGATTGACAAGAGTGAATGGACTAAACTTGAACCGGAAGTGCTTCGTCTTGATGGGACTTGGTACAG ATTGCAGTGTGGACCGGGTAAATTCGAATGCCGTGTGTCGGGCCTGCGTTGGATTTCTTCGAAGAAAATGAGCTTCAAATACCGCTTTGGTCATTGGTGGGAACATAAGGACAAGCTGGAAGCCATGCTTTCCATAGCTGGAGGCCTACTCTTGGACCTCACAGTCAACGATGGACAGTTTGATGACGTGTATCTACCGCACTGGATCAACATCG ATGATAAGACTATCCCTGGGCCGCAGTTAGCGGTTCTGTGTGTACATGCTGACGGATATATTGTGGACAAAGTGTCTGAGGCCACATCATCCCATGTCAGGCTACCATACCCAAATTTCTCTGTAAAAGGAGTGATCGTCCGGATTGGCCGCGTGTTTGGCTATCGACTACCTCTGAAGTGCAAAGTGTTGATCTATCAGACCACCAAAACCTTCCTGACACTGCATGTTTATCTGATCTTGTTTGACCCCGCTCTCGAAGAG GCACTCGACAAGAAGGCACACAGTTTAAATTATGTCAAGATTGAGAAGCCTTACCCTGAAGGACCCTTGGAACTGGATGACCGATTCTCGCTCAAAGCTGATATTGCCGATGCGGTGATATCCCCAGAT CATTATATGCTCACAGATGAAAGGAGAGACCCAAATTTCTTTGAGGTGCACATTCAGCAACCAATAATATTTGGTCTCAGACTGGAGAATGCACGTGGACAAGTGTGGAGATGTATGATTCGACAGC atgactACAACAACCAACAGCTTATTTGGCCAGGAATGAGGACATGTG atgactACACAACCCCACGGTCTATTTCGCCAGGAATGAGTACATGTG AATCAGCGCTCCGCAGAGTAAGGGCTGATTTTGCGGCGCGGGTCAGTGACGAAGTCATTAATCAGTTGATGGATGACCTTTTGGGTATAGACCTGAATGACGGTGAGAAAAATGCAATAATGCAAGACAACCCGATTTGCACACACAAGGCACGTGCACTGATCGACACGGTCATGATGAAAGGAAATGAAGCTTCCAGGAGGATGATCGGTCACCTTGAGCACAGGGACCGTACACTTCACACCCATCTGAGGCTACCTCATGTATga
- the LOC131110274 gene encoding uncharacterized protein LOC131110274 isoform X1 — protein sequence MAEGVADVVKSLSDLTSEDFQKLCERLESRGELSRGTYSKEDLVDILSSTLGHRQALSSIEDSLSLLKGKLPQKRLVDFQRIRLRLFSIATSSQVLTKLVDDDVLSPAESKQLLKERYFLARAQALMDLIISRGYLGSRKMLFHLKLTTPGHFEDIDEDQIELLLMGPQMMTTASSSFWTFLLDRLQQDGFLNRSDCVHILKISDIKERSQSLTDLVVRKGPRACRRMMFCLWTRDDMYAPYFKAIEDAQMKLLRLKSKFISLVFSPLLHKLSDDLTKDGLLSLRDREEIREIPDIRTKTRYAIDLVLSKGPSTCLKMLFFLKLREPSILEIIDSETSGTSKIHGASGKFKMKIKPSVDIFTIIHAEWLTGGITSTIDKSEWTKLEPEVLRLDGTWYRLQCGPGKFECRVSGLRWISSKKMSFKYRFGHWWEHKDKLEAMLSIAGGLLLDLTVNDGQFDDVYLPHWINIDDKTIPGPQLAVLCVHADGYIVDKVSEATSSHVRLPYPNFSVKGVIVRIGRVFGYRLPLKCKVLIYQTTKTFLTLHVYLILFDPALEEALDKKAHSLNYVKIEKPYPEGPLELDDRFSLKADIADAVISPDHYMLTDERRDPNFFEVHIQQPIIFGLRLENARGQVWRCMIRQHDYNNQQLIWPGMRTCDDYTTPRSISPGMSTCESALRRVRADFAARVSDEVINQLMDDLLGIDLNDGEKNAIMQDNPICTHKARALIDTVMMKGNEASRRMIGHLEHRDRTLHTHLRLPHV from the exons atggccgagggtgtagcCGACGTAGTGAAATCACTGTCAGATTTGACAAGCGAGGACTTCCAGAAGTTGTGTGAGCGACTGGAAAGCCGAGGGGAATTGAGTCGGGGAACCTACTCCAAGGAGGATTTGGTGGACATATTGTCTTCCACTCTGGGCCACAGACAAGCGCTCTCTTCGATCGAGGATTCACTGAGTCTCCTCAAAGGAAAACTACCAC AGAAAAGACTGGTGGACTTTCAACGTATTAGACTTCGCCTCTTCTCGATTGCGACTTCGTCTCAAGTGTTGACGAAGCTCGTAGACGATGATGTATTGAGCCCAGCAGAGAGCAAACAACTACTAAAGGAACGTTACTTTTTGGCAAGGGCTCAGGCTCTGATGGATCTGATTATAAGCCGAGGTTATTTAGGAAGCAGGAAGATGCTGTTTCACCTCAAATTGACAACTCCTGGACATTTTGAAGACATCG ACGAGGATCAAATCGAGCTTCTGCTGATGGGGCCTCAGATGATGACAACAGCGTCTTCCTCTTTTTGGACTTTCCTGCTGGATAGGCTTCAACAAGATGGTTTTTTGAATCGTTCTGATTGCGTACACATACTGAAGATCAGTGACATTAAAGAACGGTCTCAGTCTCTGACCGATCTGGTCGTACGGAAAGGTCCACGTGCATGTAGGAGGATGATGTTTTGCCTATGGACCAGAGATGATATGTACGCCCCATATTTTAAAGCCATAG AGGACGCTCAAATGAAGCTTCTCAGATTGAAATCCAAGTTCATCTCATTGGTCTTCTCCCCGCTTTTGCATAAACTGTCGGATGATCTAACAAAGGATGGATTATTGAGTCTCAGAGACAGAGAAGAAATACGAGAGATTCCTGATATTAGAACCAAGACTCGGTATGCGATTGATCTGGTTCTATCCAAAGGTCCATCAACATGTTTGAAGATGCTCTTCTTCCTAAAGCTGAGAGAGCCTTCAATTTTGGAAATCATCG ACAGTGAAACCAGTGGGACCAGTAAGATCCATGGGGCCAGTggcaaatttaaaat GAAAATTAAGCCATCTGTTGACATATTTACGATTATCCAC GCTGAGTGGCTCACTGGAGGCATAACGTCGACGATTGACAAGAGTGAATGGACTAAACTTGAACCGGAAGTGCTTCGTCTTGATGGGACTTGGTACAG ATTGCAGTGTGGACCGGGTAAATTCGAATGCCGTGTGTCGGGCCTGCGTTGGATTTCTTCGAAGAAAATGAGCTTCAAATACCGCTTTGGTCATTGGTGGGAACATAAGGACAAGCTGGAAGCCATGCTTTCCATAGCTGGAGGCCTACTCTTGGACCTCACAGTCAACGATGGACAGTTTGATGACGTGTATCTACCGCACTGGATCAACATCG ATGATAAGACTATCCCTGGGCCGCAGTTAGCGGTTCTGTGTGTACATGCTGACGGATATATTGTGGACAAAGTGTCTGAGGCCACATCATCCCATGTCAGGCTACCATACCCAAATTTCTCTGTAAAAGGAGTGATCGTCCGGATTGGCCGCGTGTTTGGCTATCGACTACCTCTGAAGTGCAAAGTGTTGATCTATCAGACCACCAAAACCTTCCTGACACTGCATGTTTATCTGATCTTGTTTGACCCCGCTCTCGAAGAG GCACTCGACAAGAAGGCACACAGTTTAAATTATGTCAAGATTGAGAAGCCTTACCCTGAAGGACCCTTGGAACTGGATGACCGATTCTCGCTCAAAGCTGATATTGCCGATGCGGTGATATCCCCAGAT CATTATATGCTCACAGATGAAAGGAGAGACCCAAATTTCTTTGAGGTGCACATTCAGCAACCAATAATATTTGGTCTCAGACTGGAGAATGCACGTGGACAAGTGTGGAGATGTATGATTCGACAGC atgactACAACAACCAACAGCTTATTTGGCCAGGAATGAGGACATGTG atgactACACAACCCCACGGTCTATTTCGCCAGGAATGAGTACATGTG AATCAGCGCTCCGCAGAGTAAGGGCTGATTTTGCGGCGCGGGTCAGTGACGAAGTCATTAATCAGTTGATGGATGACCTTTTGGGTATAGACCTGAATGACGGTGAGAAAAATGCAATAATGCAAGACAACCCGATTTGCACACACAAGGCACGTGCACTGATCGACACGGTCATGATGAAAGGAAATGAAGCTTCCAGGAGGATGATCGGTCACCTTGAGCACAGGGACCGTACACTTCACACCCATCTGAGGCTACCTCATGTATga
- the LOC131110380 gene encoding gastrotropin-like, translated as MMSFAGKYELESQENYEQFLEAVGHLHAKTDLKVQTEVHQEGKDFTWTQSLPGWTWSNKFTIGQECELVTMTGSKFKAPVIMENGKISVQFPQYNFTAEMVHDKLVMICITPGEKGVTFTRVSKRI; from the exons ATGATGTCCTTCGCTGGCAAGTATGAGCTGGAGAGCCAAGAGAACTATGAACAGTTTCTTGAAGCAGTCG GACATCTCCATGCTAAGACTGACCTGAAAGTGCAGACGGAAGTACATCAGGAAGGGAAGGACTTCACGTGGACTCAAAGCCTCCCAGGCTGGACCTGGTCTAATAAGTTCACCATTGGGCAGGAGTGTGAGCTGGTGACAATGACAGGCTCCAAATTCAAG GCTCCCGTCATTATGGAAAATGGGAAGATTTCTGTACAATTCCCACAATACAACTTCACAGCTGAGATGGTGCACGATAAGCTAGTGATG ATTTGTATCACTCCAGGGGAGAAGGGAGTGACTTTCACAAGAGTTAGCAAGAGGATTTGA
- the ccnjl gene encoding cyclin-J-like protein yields the protein MERELQWWKGQLAADIHQSLRIKELKLPVYRAHSPQIGMRRYFADLLAILSNRYQLCPTARHLAVYLLDLFMDHYDVAVKQLYVIALSCLLLASKFEEKEDRVPKLEQLNSLGFMRNFNLVLNKRDLIKMEILLLETFGWNLCMPTPAHFIDYYLNASVQEGDLYNGWPLSSLSKTKAFMDKYTHYFLEVSLQDHTFLSFRPSQVAAACVAASRICLQISPSWTTALHLLTGYTWDHLTQCIELMLIAHDNDVKEANKTKSTPPHRASSLQSQTQISHLSPASAIQRPASSSSTSSTPQLLFQPDCFPHLTQHSPSLSQLQVLADSQALGPVVNVSQDFLQSHRMGLLSGASCMTTGGGFPSYPSLTSGLQPGARALPLQGPISVQMALTGEARHCLSMAYTGGYLGAHHTFAAGCFDR from the exons ATGGAAAGGGAGTTGCAATGGTGGAAAGGACAGCTGGCTGCAGACATCCATCAATCCCTCCGCATCAAG GAGTTGAAGTTACCAGTCTACCGAGCCCATTCGCCACAGATTGGCATGCGCCGCTACTTTGCGGACCTGTTGGCCATCCTGAGTAATCGCTACCAGCTATGTCCCACAGCACGCCACCTGGCCGTCTACCTGCTGGACTTGTTCATGGATCACTACGATGTGGCTGTCAAGCAGCTCTATGTCATCGCCCTCTCCTGTCTGCTCTTAGCAA GTAAATTCGAAGAGAAAGAGGACCGGGTCCCCAAACTGGAGCAACTGAACTCACTGGGCTTTATGCGTAATTTCAACCTGGTTCTCAACAAGAGAGATCTGATCAAAATGGAGATTCTTCTGCTGGAGACCTTTGGCTGGAATCTGTGTATGCCCACACCGGCCCACTTCATCGACTACTACCTCAACGCCTCGGTACAGGAGGGCGACCTCTACAACGGCTGGCCTCTGTCGTCCCTCTCCAAGACCAAGGCTTTCATGGACAAATACACTCACTACTTTCTGGAAGTGTCACTCCAAG ATCACACTTTCCTAAGTTTCCGACCGTCCCAAGTTGCCGCCGCGTGTGTGGCGGCGTCGCGTATTTGCCTACAGATCTCCCCAAGCTGGACTACCGCCCTGCATCTACTGACCGGCTACACCTGGGACCATCTGACTCAGTGCATTGAACTCATGTTGAT TGCTCATGACAACGACGTCAAAGAggccaacaaaacaaaatccacCCCTCCGCACCGAGCGTCCTCTCTGCAGTCTCAGACCCAGATCTCTCACCTCTCCCCGGCGTCGGCCATTCAAAGGCCAGCCTCTTCGTCCTCAACTTCCTCCACGCCACAGCTGCTCTTCCAGCCGGACTGCTTCCCACACCTTACCCAACATTCCCCTTCCCTGTCCCAACTGCAAGTGTTAGCCGACTCCCAGGCTTTGGGGCCTGTTGTGAACGTGTCTCAGGATTTTCTTCAGAGCCACCGGATGGGTCTCCTAAGCGGGGCTTCTTGCATGACAACCGGAGGTGGCTTCCCCTCCTACCCAAGTCTGACCTCCGGCCTTCAGCCGGGGGCTCGTGCGCTGCCGCTCCAGGGCCCCATATCCGTTCAAATGGCCCTCACCGGAGAAGCGCGCCACTGTTTGAGCATGGCCTACACGGGGGGCTACCTAGGCGCCCATCACACATTCGCAGCCGGCTGCTTCGACAGGTGA